In the Quercus lobata isolate SW786 chromosome 5, ValleyOak3.0 Primary Assembly, whole genome shotgun sequence genome, one interval contains:
- the LOC115991096 gene encoding zinc finger BED domain-containing protein RICESLEEPER 2-like — protein MSVTEGMDEFEQIVSSGSKISRSRTSEVWNDFEILPSYEDGHRKVKCRKCTNILTVDKENGTSNLRRHAKKCHQENDSVPCRPPLDQDMYCEKIAMAIIRHNYSISFAEHEVNRELHIFLNPDVKPICRNTAKSDVLKIYKRERENLKRALELVPGKICLTSDLWKSSTTDEYMVLTAHYIDANWELQMRVLCFSHTPPPRSGKILGERLFNILKEWGIEKKVFTITLDNASYNDTLVNSLKKNPSFRSSLPCSGEFFCVRCGAHILNLIVQEGLKIIEHVVHNIRESVKYVRDNDMRKLRFAECLQELPNLTSKKVRQDVSTRWNSTYLMIETALTFRDAFHNLSIVDGSFRTCPLDDEWDKAEKIAKFLKPFYDITTLFSGTQYPTTNLYFHGVWKIHLRILEEMEDEDVVISDMAKSMKEKFDKYWDCYSIVLSFAVILDPRYKLQFVEFSYKRLYGTNGTIMVMDLRDKLYSLFEGYLRATNYEAHNMVENASSSGANEKVRDADIAGFDTFESEIVGSINSKSQLDVYLEEARFDHNTHMDLDILEYWESHCGSFPELSLMARDIMSIPITTVA, from the coding sequence ATGTCTGTAACTGAGGGGATGGATGAATTTGAACAAATAGTTTCAAGTGGTAGCAAAATAAGTAGGAGTAGGACTTCTGAAGTGTGGAATGATTTCGAAATATTACCTTCATATGAAGATGGCCATCGAAAAGTCAAGTGCAGAAAATGTACTAATATTTTAACAGTAGATAAGGAGAATGGGACTAGTAATTTACGCCGTCATGCTAAGAAATGTCATCAAGAAAATGATAGTGTGCCTTGCCGTCCTCCCCTTGATCAAGATATGTATTGTGAAAAGATTGCAATGGCAATTATTAGGCATAATTACTCAATTTCATTTGCAGAGCATGAGGTCAATAGAGAGCTTCATATCTTTCTAAATCCCGATGTTAAGCCAATATGTAGGAATACAGCAAAGTCAGATGTTTTGAAAATCtataagagagaaagagaaaatctcAAACGTGCTTTAGAGTTAGTCCCGGGCAAGATTTGCTTAACATCAGATTTGTGGAAATCTTCCACAACTGATGAGTACATGGTTCTCACTGCACACTACATTGATGCAAATTGGGAGTTGCAAAtgagggttttatgtttttctcaTACGCCACCTCCTCGTAGTGGTAAGATTTTGGGAGAGAGATTGTTTAACATTCTAAAAGAATGGGGCATTGAGAAAAAAGTATTTACAATCACTTTAGACAATGCTTCTTACAATGATACCTTGGTGAATAGTTTGAAGAAAAACCCTTCTTTTAGATCATCTTTGCCTTGTAGTGGTGAGTTCTTTTGTGTTCGTTGTGGTGCTCATATTTTAAACCTTATTGTACAAGAAGGTTTGAAAATTATAGAGCATGTTGTGCACAACATACGTGAAAGTGTTAAATATGTGAGAGACAATGATATGAGGAAGTTAAGATTTGCCGAATGTCTTCAAGAACTCCCTAATTTAACTAGTAAGAAAGTGCGACAAGATGTGTCAACAAGATGGAACTCAACATATTTAATGATTGAGACAGCTCTTACATTTCGGGATGCATTTCACAATTTGAGTATTGTTGATGGAAGCTTTCGCACTTGTCCCTTAGATGATGAATGGGATAAGGCTGAGAAGATAGCAAAATTTTTGAAGCCATTTTATGACATCACCACTCTCTTTTCAGGCACTCAATACCCTACTACCAACTTATACTTTCATGGTGTATGGAAAATTCATTTGCGTATTTTAGAAGAGATGGAAGATGAAGATGTAGTAATTAGTGACATGGCAaaaagcatgaaagaaaaatttgataaatactGGGATTGTTACAGCATTGTGCTATCATTTGCTGTAATTTTAGATCCTCGGTATAAGTTGCAGTTTGTGGAGTTCAGTTATAAGCGACTTTATGGCACTAATGGGACAATAATGGTGATGGATCTTCGTGACAAGTTATATTCCCTTTTCGAAGGATATTTGCGCGCCACTAATTATGAAGCACACAATATGGTTGAAAATGCATCTAGTAGTGGTGCTAATGAGAAGGTAAGAGATGCTGATATTGCTGGTTTTGATACATTTGAGAGTGAAATTGTTGGTTCAATCAATAGTAAGTCACAATTAGATGTGTATTTGGAAGAGGCCCGGTTTGACCATAACACTCATATGGACTTGGATATTCTTGAATATTGGGAATCACATTGTGGTAGCTTTCCAGAACTTTCACTAATGGCTCGTGACATTATGAGTATTCCTATCACTACCGTTGCCTAA
- the LOC115991097 gene encoding uncharacterized protein LOC115991097: MQMMKEWMNFMMNALKGRVSTDLDDLVHRTNSPFTMSVTSFSLPPKFHMPRVENYDRSKDPLDHLESFKTLMHLQRVLDKIMCRVFPITLKGSTRIWFSRLMPNSIGTIKELSVQFASHFIRGHKYKKSTACLMNIKQREDKTLRSYITCFNKETLSIDETDDKILMVAFTNGLRKGKFLFSLYKNDPKTMSDVLYRATKYMNTEDALLAREEKPKKRERQEDPQQDNGLKMARTEDR; the protein is encoded by the coding sequence ATGCAAATGATGAAGGAATGGATGAACTTTATGATGAATGCCCTTAAAGGACGGGTGTCTACTGACCTCGATGATTTGGTCCATCGAACTAATTCGCCATTCACAATGTCCGTCACTTCATTCTCCCTTCCACCGAAGTTTCACATGCCGCGGGTAGAAAACTACGACAGATCCAAGGACCCTTTAGATCACTTGGAGtctttcaagaccctgatgcaccttcaaagGGTGCTAGACAAAATCATGTGCAGAGTTTTCCCCATCACGCTGAAAGGATCCACAAGGATCTGGTTCAGCAGGCTGATGCCTAACTCCATTGGAACCATCAAGGAGTTAAGCGTCCAGTTCGCTTCACATTTCATCAGAGGGCACAAGTACAAGAAGTCCACTGCATGCCTGATGAATATTAAGCAGCGGGAGGACAAGACGCTGAGGTCCTACATCACCTGCTTTAACAAAGAGACCCTCTCAATCGATGAAACAGACGACAAAATACTCATGGTTGCCTTCACAAATGGATTACGGAAGGGTAAGTTCCTATTTTCCCTATACAAGAACGACCCAAAAACTATGTCGGATGTACTATACAGGGCAACCAAGTACATGAACACGGAAGATGCGTTGCTGGCTCGAGAAGAAAAGCCCAAGAAGAGGGAAAGGCAGGAAGACCCGCAACAGGACAACGGGCTGAAGATGGCTAGAACTGAAGATCGGTGA